In Zerene cesonia ecotype Mississippi chromosome 17, Zerene_cesonia_1.1, whole genome shotgun sequence, a single genomic region encodes these proteins:
- the LOC119833554 gene encoding alkylated DNA repair protein alkB homolog 8 isoform X1 encodes MMDKDKQIGKKCKRFSARLKSSKGVLCVDKPTSKLVLCNVGQATGFNKEELYEILELLPDVNLPKYIAEKGESHSYVVFDNTRSAELFYNTFNGTAKVKKNDTLIYMNYVDAVPNDEIIYREHNPTGLHVIPDFISAEEEHQFLHIFDWEDDSNLKNRQVKHYGYEFRYGSNDVDLNAPLSDKIPSVCDVLWKRLQEHGFDIEVPDQLTVNKYKPGQGIPSHVDRHSPFGDTILSLSLGSSVLMDWKHHSGKYVPIVVPARSIMVMQGDARYDWQHGIQPRAWDPVIEVRKDTETSSNIKVITSDTRPRGTRISLTFRKTRQGPCECGYKVLCDRGGNKEIDDDMASHLEELHVHQVYEQIAGHFSTTRHKPWPKVQEFIMNTPPGSIVLDLGAGNGKNILNRNDIIQIACERSTGLLAECAAHTAAVRGAQCVRLDVLRAPLVDGRADVALCIAVVHHFCSEARRKQAINTIARLLRSGGRALITVWAKDQKKSNYIAPNKENSDTNVVTTVGGLNLPVHENRTQFQHSDLLVPWKLRQINDKKLSNETNATFLRYYHVFEKGELDKLCDLPDLVIEDSFYEEGNWCVICKKL; translated from the exons atgatggacaaagacaaacaaataggtaaaaaatgtaaaagattTTCAGCGCGGTTAAAAAGCTCTAAGGGAGTTTTATGCGTAGATAAGCCAACTTCG aaACTTGTTCTATGCAATGTAGGACAAGCTACCGGCTTTAATAAAGAAGAACTGTATGAAATATTGGAATTGTTACCAGATGTAAATCTTCCGAAATATATAGCTGAAAAGGGAGAGTCGCATTCTTATGTTGTTTTCGATAACACAAGGAGTGCCgaattattttacaacacATTTAATGGTACAGCAAAAGTGAAAAAGAatgatacattaatttatatgaattatgttGATGCTG taccaaatgatgaaataatctATAGAGAACACAATCCTACAGGACTGCATGTTATACCTGATTTCATATCTGCTGAAGAAGAACATCAGTTCTTGCACATATTTGATTGGGAAGATGATTCTAATTTAAAGAACCGACAAGTGAAACATTATGGCTACGAATTTAGATACGGTAGCAATGATGTAGATTTAAATGCTCCATTATCAGACAAGATACCCTCAGTGTGTGATGTGCTGTGGAAAAGGTTACAGGAACACGGTTTTGACATTGAAGTTCCTGATCAATtaacagttaataaatataagcctGGACAAG GCATTCCATCCCATGTTGACCGTCACAGTCCATTCGGAGACACAATTCTGTCGTTGTCTCTAGGATCCTCTGTATTGATGGACTGGAAACATCACAGCGGCAAATATGTTCCTATTGTTGTACCAGCTCGCTCAATTATGGTGATGCAGGGTGATGCTAG GTATGATTGGCAACATGGAATTCAGCCGCGAGCATGGGACCCTGTGATCGAAGTGAGAAAAGATACAGAAACATCTAGCAACATTAAAGTTATAACCAGTGATACAAGACCCCGCGGCACTAGAATATCTCTGACCTTCAGGAAGACCAGGCAGGGGCCTTGTGAGTGTGGTTATAAAGTGCTGTGTGATAGAGGAGGTAATAAGGAGATTGATGATGATATGGCTTCGCATCTCGAGGAGTTGCATGTTCATCAg GTTTATGAACAAATTGCAGGCCACTTCAGTACGACGCGGCACAAGCCCTGGCCGAAAGTGCAGGAGTTTATTATGAATACTCCGCCTGGCTCCATTGTTTTGGATCTTGGAGCTGGGAATGGCAAGAATATACTCAATAGAAATGATATCATAcag ATAGCGTGCGAGCGCAGCACGGGGCTTCTCGCTGAGTGCGCGGCGCATACAGCGGCAGTGCGCGGCGCGCAGTGCGTGCGGCTGGACGTGCTGCGCGCGCCGCTCGTCGACGGGCGCGCGGACGTCGCGCTGTGCATCGCCGTAGTACACCACTTTTGTAGCGAG GCTAGAAGGAAGCAAGCCATTAATACGATCGCCCGCCTCTTGCGGTCCGGAGGCCGAGCCCTCATCACAGTGTGGGCGAAGGACCAGAAAAAGTCCAATTACATTGCgccaaataaagaaaactccGACACAAACGTCGTCACAACTGTCGGTGGACTCAATCTACCCGTACACGAAAACAGAACGCAGTTCCAGCACAGCGATTTACTCGTCCCGTGGAAATTGAGACAGATTAACGATAAAAAACTGTCAAACGAAACAAATGCAACGTTTCTGCGATACTATCACGTGTTCGAAAAGGGCGAATTGGATAAACTATGCGATCTGCCCGATTTGGTTATTGAAGACAGTTTCTATGAAGAAGGAAATTGGTGTGTTATTTGCAAAAAActgtaa
- the LOC119833554 gene encoding alkylated DNA repair protein alkB homolog 8 isoform X2 yields MNYVDAVPNDEIIYREHNPTGLHVIPDFISAEEEHQFLHIFDWEDDSNLKNRQVKHYGYEFRYGSNDVDLNAPLSDKIPSVCDVLWKRLQEHGFDIEVPDQLTVNKYKPGQGIPSHVDRHSPFGDTILSLSLGSSVLMDWKHHSGKYVPIVVPARSIMVMQGDARYDWQHGIQPRAWDPVIEVRKDTETSSNIKVITSDTRPRGTRISLTFRKTRQGPCECGYKVLCDRGGNKEIDDDMASHLEELHVHQVYEQIAGHFSTTRHKPWPKVQEFIMNTPPGSIVLDLGAGNGKNILNRNDIIQIACERSTGLLAECAAHTAAVRGAQCVRLDVLRAPLVDGRADVALCIAVVHHFCSEARRKQAINTIARLLRSGGRALITVWAKDQKKSNYIAPNKENSDTNVVTTVGGLNLPVHENRTQFQHSDLLVPWKLRQINDKKLSNETNATFLRYYHVFEKGELDKLCDLPDLVIEDSFYEEGNWCVICKKL; encoded by the exons atgaattatgttGATGCTG taccaaatgatgaaataatctATAGAGAACACAATCCTACAGGACTGCATGTTATACCTGATTTCATATCTGCTGAAGAAGAACATCAGTTCTTGCACATATTTGATTGGGAAGATGATTCTAATTTAAAGAACCGACAAGTGAAACATTATGGCTACGAATTTAGATACGGTAGCAATGATGTAGATTTAAATGCTCCATTATCAGACAAGATACCCTCAGTGTGTGATGTGCTGTGGAAAAGGTTACAGGAACACGGTTTTGACATTGAAGTTCCTGATCAATtaacagttaataaatataagcctGGACAAG GCATTCCATCCCATGTTGACCGTCACAGTCCATTCGGAGACACAATTCTGTCGTTGTCTCTAGGATCCTCTGTATTGATGGACTGGAAACATCACAGCGGCAAATATGTTCCTATTGTTGTACCAGCTCGCTCAATTATGGTGATGCAGGGTGATGCTAG GTATGATTGGCAACATGGAATTCAGCCGCGAGCATGGGACCCTGTGATCGAAGTGAGAAAAGATACAGAAACATCTAGCAACATTAAAGTTATAACCAGTGATACAAGACCCCGCGGCACTAGAATATCTCTGACCTTCAGGAAGACCAGGCAGGGGCCTTGTGAGTGTGGTTATAAAGTGCTGTGTGATAGAGGAGGTAATAAGGAGATTGATGATGATATGGCTTCGCATCTCGAGGAGTTGCATGTTCATCAg GTTTATGAACAAATTGCAGGCCACTTCAGTACGACGCGGCACAAGCCCTGGCCGAAAGTGCAGGAGTTTATTATGAATACTCCGCCTGGCTCCATTGTTTTGGATCTTGGAGCTGGGAATGGCAAGAATATACTCAATAGAAATGATATCATAcag ATAGCGTGCGAGCGCAGCACGGGGCTTCTCGCTGAGTGCGCGGCGCATACAGCGGCAGTGCGCGGCGCGCAGTGCGTGCGGCTGGACGTGCTGCGCGCGCCGCTCGTCGACGGGCGCGCGGACGTCGCGCTGTGCATCGCCGTAGTACACCACTTTTGTAGCGAG GCTAGAAGGAAGCAAGCCATTAATACGATCGCCCGCCTCTTGCGGTCCGGAGGCCGAGCCCTCATCACAGTGTGGGCGAAGGACCAGAAAAAGTCCAATTACATTGCgccaaataaagaaaactccGACACAAACGTCGTCACAACTGTCGGTGGACTCAATCTACCCGTACACGAAAACAGAACGCAGTTCCAGCACAGCGATTTACTCGTCCCGTGGAAATTGAGACAGATTAACGATAAAAAACTGTCAAACGAAACAAATGCAACGTTTCTGCGATACTATCACGTGTTCGAAAAGGGCGAATTGGATAAACTATGCGATCTGCCCGATTTGGTTATTGAAGACAGTTTCTATGAAGAAGGAAATTGGTGTGTTATTTGCAAAAAActgtaa
- the LOC119833593 gene encoding phosphatidylinositol N-acetylglucosaminyltransferase subunit A isoform X2 has protein sequence MSTQTEPTIKNRRHIICMASDFFYPNTGGVEEHIYNLSQCLIKRGHKVVVITHCYEDRVGVRYLTGGLKVYYLPIRVFYSQCALPTMICNIAIVRYILIRERIQIVHGHSAFSVLAHEVSIIGKLMGLKTVFTDHSLFGFADMSAVLTNKYLQMCLCECDHCICVSHTGKENTVLRAKVKAHKVSVIPNAVDAYTFTPDPSQRDPNVITVIIVSRLVYRKGVDLMAAVIADMCPRYPNLRFIIGGDGPKMWLLQEVRERKGFQHCVTLLGSLKHSEVRDVLVKVS, from the exons ATGAGTACCCAAACG gaaccaacaattaaaaacaggAGGCACATTATATGCATGGCGTCAGACTTCTTTTACCCAAATACGGGTGGAGTCGAAGAgcacatatataatttatcgcaatgtttaataaaacgtgGACACAAAGTAGTTGTTATCACACATTGCTACGAAGATAGAGTTGGTGTTCGATATTTAACAGGGGGTCTTAAAGTATACTACTTACCAATACGAGTTTTTTACAGCCAATGTGCTCTACCTACTATGATTTGTAACATAGCAATTGtacgatatattttaatacgggAGCGAATTCAAATTGTGCATGGACATTCAGCTTTCAGTGTACTAGCACATGAAGTGTCTATAATAGGAAAGTTAATGGGGTTGAAAACAGTATTTACAGACCACAGTCTCTTTGGTTTTGCAGACATGTCAGCAGTTCTGACAAATAAGTATCTGCAAATGTGTTTGTGTGAATGTGATCACTGTATTTGTGTTTCTCACACAGGTAAAGAAAATACAGTATTAAGAGCTAAAGTGAAAGCTCATAAAGTTTCAGTTATACCAAATGCTGTGGATGCTTACACATTTACCCCTGATCCAAGTCAAAGAGATCCAAATGTTATAACAGTCATAATTGTTTCTAGATTAGTGTATAGAAAAGGTGTCGATTTGATGGCAGCTGTAATAGCAGATATGTGTCCTAGATACCCAAACCTAAGGTTCATTATAGGAGGGGACGGGCCCAAAATGTGGCTGTTACAAGAAGTCAGGGAAAGAAAGGGTTTTCAACACTGTGTGACACTATTGGGAAGCTTAAAACATTCTGAAGTGAGGGATGTATTAGTAAAag TTAGTTGA
- the LOC119833593 gene encoding phosphatidylinositol N-acetylglucosaminyltransferase subunit A isoform X1 has protein sequence MSTQTEPTIKNRRHIICMASDFFYPNTGGVEEHIYNLSQCLIKRGHKVVVITHCYEDRVGVRYLTGGLKVYYLPIRVFYSQCALPTMICNIAIVRYILIRERIQIVHGHSAFSVLAHEVSIIGKLMGLKTVFTDHSLFGFADMSAVLTNKYLQMCLCECDHCICVSHTGKENTVLRAKVKAHKVSVIPNAVDAYTFTPDPSQRDPNVITVIIVSRLVYRKGVDLMAAVIADMCPRYPNLRFIIGGDGPKMWLLQEVRERKGFQHCVTLLGSLKHSEVRDVLVKGDIFLNTSLTEAYCMAIVEAASCGLKVVSTKVGGIPEVLPDNMIYLSEPNVTNIVESIELAMTDLKTGNIVCPFECNRNVRKMYNWMDITRRTVIVYDKIMLNKNKPLGLQLKSYLSCGVWPFLLVISLMYLLLQLVEKVYKRKHIDIARDIKL, from the exons ATGAGTACCCAAACG gaaccaacaattaaaaacaggAGGCACATTATATGCATGGCGTCAGACTTCTTTTACCCAAATACGGGTGGAGTCGAAGAgcacatatataatttatcgcaatgtttaataaaacgtgGACACAAAGTAGTTGTTATCACACATTGCTACGAAGATAGAGTTGGTGTTCGATATTTAACAGGGGGTCTTAAAGTATACTACTTACCAATACGAGTTTTTTACAGCCAATGTGCTCTACCTACTATGATTTGTAACATAGCAATTGtacgatatattttaatacgggAGCGAATTCAAATTGTGCATGGACATTCAGCTTTCAGTGTACTAGCACATGAAGTGTCTATAATAGGAAAGTTAATGGGGTTGAAAACAGTATTTACAGACCACAGTCTCTTTGGTTTTGCAGACATGTCAGCAGTTCTGACAAATAAGTATCTGCAAATGTGTTTGTGTGAATGTGATCACTGTATTTGTGTTTCTCACACAGGTAAAGAAAATACAGTATTAAGAGCTAAAGTGAAAGCTCATAAAGTTTCAGTTATACCAAATGCTGTGGATGCTTACACATTTACCCCTGATCCAAGTCAAAGAGATCCAAATGTTATAACAGTCATAATTGTTTCTAGATTAGTGTATAGAAAAGGTGTCGATTTGATGGCAGCTGTAATAGCAGATATGTGTCCTAGATACCCAAACCTAAGGTTCATTATAGGAGGGGACGGGCCCAAAATGTGGCTGTTACAAGAAGTCAGGGAAAGAAAGGGTTTTCAACACTGTGTGACACTATTGGGAAGCTTAAAACATTCTGAAGTGAGGGATGTATTAGTAAAaggtgatatatttttaaatacatctttGACTGAAGCATATTGTATGGCAATAGTCGAAGCCGCCTCTTGCGGGCTAAAAGTGGTATCAACAAAAGTTGGTGGCATTCCAGAAGTACTACCAgacaatatgatttatttatccgaaccaaatgttacaaatattgTTGAAAGTATTGAATTGGCTATGACCGACTTGAAAACTGGTAATATTGTATGTCCATTTGAATGCAACAGAAATGTGAGGAAGATGTATAATTGGATGGATATTACAAGACGGACTGTAAtagtatatgataaaataatgctcAATAAGAACAAACCATTGGGATTACAATTGAAAAGTTATCTCTCTTGTGGTGTGTGGCCATTTCTTCTTGTCATAagcttaatgtatttattgttgcaGTTAGTTGAAAAGGTGTATAAGAGGAAACACATTGATATTGCTAGAGATATAAAGTTATGA